The Deltaproteobacteria bacterium PRO3 region GACCTGCAGGCCCTCTTCGATGATCCAGAGGTCGTCGAATTTCAACCCGGGCTTGACCGGACGAAACGACGCCTTCTGGTCCGCGCCCACGACGAAGACCGAATAGGTCCCCTGCACCTCCTGCACCGCCGAGATCGGCACCACCAAGGCGTCGGTCTGCTCGCCGAGCAGGACCCGCACGCGGCCGAATTGCCCGGGACGCAGGACGCCCTCCGGGTTGGGGAACTCCACCCGCACCCGAAGCGTGCCGGTCTTGGGATCGATGCTCCGGTCGGCGAAGTTGACCATGCCGGGGTGGGGATGCACCGAGCCGTCGGCCAAAAGCAGCTCGATCTTGAAGTCCTGCGCCTCCTGCGGCCGCTCCTGGCGGCGCTTTTGGAAATTGAGGTACTCGACCTCGCTGATCCCGAAGCTCACCCACATGCGGTCGGTGTTGGAGATGGTCGCGAGCAGGGTCGGCTCGCCCTTGCCCACCAGGCTGCCGACGCGGGCGCTGGTCGAGCCGATGCGCCCGCTCACCGGGGCGGAGATCTTGGTGTAGCCCAGATCCAACTCGGCCGAGCGCACGTCGGCCTGGGCGGCGTCGACCTGGGCCTGGGCGGCCTTTTCGAGAGCGACCGCGTCGTCAAAATCGCGCTGGGGGATGGCCTGCATCTTGGCGAGCGGACGGAAGCGCTCAACGTCGGATTTGGCGCGCAGATAGCCCGCCTGGGTCTCGGCGAGCTTGCCCTTGGCGCGCGCCAACTTCTCCTCGTAGGGCTTGGGGTCGATGACGAAGAGCAGGTCGCCCTCCTTGACGTTGGAGCCCTCGACGAAGGCCACCTCTTGGATGAAGCCCTCGACCCGCGCGCGGATCTCGACGCTCACCGGGGCCTCGGTCTGTCCGACGTATTCGACGTATTGCGGGATGTTACGGCGGGCGACGGGGGTCACCTGGACGGTGGGCGCGGAGGGTGCGGCGCCGGGCGAGGCCTTGTCGCCGCAGGCGCCGAGGGCCAAAGGAATGAGGAGCAGAAAAAGATTAAAGACCCAGCTGCCGCCGGAGAGGTGTTTGGACATAGGACCCGCGCGCTTCGAATTAGAGACGTGAAAATATTACCTTTTGTGCGCGGAGGCCATCTTTTTCCACGGCGGCCTAAAAAAATCGCGCATGCCGGCGTCGGAATCAAGTCGGAATCTTTTCCGCGGTGCAATATTCCGGAAGGTTCTCCCGCCACCAGGCCTCGGCCGCCTCGAAGGACCAGGGCGCGCCCAACGGGACCTTCCGCAGGGCCCGCAATAAATCGCCGATGTCCTGGAAGCGATGCTCCGGATCTTTCTCCAGGCATCTCAAGATGAGCTCGTCCATTTCCTTGGGGAGGGCCGCGCCCAGGATCTCAGAGGGAGGCGCCGCCGTCTTGACCAAGTGGTCCTTCATCAAGGCCTCTTCCGAATCCTCCTCGAAGGGCGAATGGCCCGTCAGCAGCCAATAGCTCAAGCTGCCCAGCATATAGATGTCGGCGCGCGCGTCGATCTTGGCGTTGCATCTCAGGCATTCGGGCGCCGTATAGCGCGGGGTCCCGGAGAACACCGCGCCGTTTCGCGAGGCCTCCCGCGCCGGTTTGCGCAGCTCTTGCGCGAGCCCGAAGTCCAGCACCTTGACGAAATCGTAGAGCCCGCCGCGCCGGGCAAGAAAGATGTTGGAGGGCTTGATATCGCGGTGGACAATGCCCATGGCGTGCGCCTCGGCCAAGGAGCCGCAGATCTGCTGCAGCAGGAAGAGCGTGCGGTTTAAGGGCAAGGGTCCGAATTTTTCGACCATGCGCTGCAGGTCCATGCCCTGCAGCAGCTCCATCGCGTAGAAGAAGGTATGGTTGGCGCCCTCGCCGAAGTCGAAGATCGTGATCGTGTTCGGGTGGGTGAGCTGGCAGCAGAGCTTCACCTCTTGCTGGAACCGGGCCAGGGCCGTCTTCGGGTCCTCGTGCCGCGGCGCCAAGACCTTGACCGCCGTGGGGCGCGCCAGAAAGGCGTGCTTCGCGCGATACACCTTCCCCATGCCGCCGCTCCCCAGCTCGCCCTTGAGGATGTAATTGCCCAGGGCCTGGGCACGGCTGAGCTTCGTCCGAAAGTGGTAGAGGGTCTTGGTGACCAAGACCGAGATCGCCGAGAGCAGGAAGACGTCGAGGAAGCGCGTGACGACGAAGGAGCGGAAGGCCTCCTCCCCGCCCCGCGCGGTCCACAGGGCGCGCACCTCCGGGTAGTGATCGTGCACCAGCCACAGCCCCAAGGGATAGCCGAGGCTGATCGTCGCACCGAGCAGAGTCTGCACCCAGACCCGCGAGGGGATGATCGCCGCGTGGGCGAAGAGCAGGATGGAGTAGGCGAAGACCCGCGGGGCCGTGGGCGAGTAGACCGAAGAGCTGAAGGTGATGAGGAAGATGTAGCCCGTGACGAAGGAGAAGTCGATCCAGTGCAGGCCGTGCACCGACCAGCGGCGCAGCGAGAGGAGCGCGATGCCCAACAGGCTGATCGCGGGGAAGGCCCAGAGGATGTAGGAATAGTAGGCGATGAGCCCGGCCCACTCGATGTCCTCGAAGCGCTTGTAGCCGAGGGCGTCGGCGACCGCGGCGATCAACGAGGCGATCAGGCCGATGGCGAAGAAGAGCCGCAGGCGCTGCCGCAGGATCTGGGCCTCCTCGGCGCTGCCCTCCTCGGCGGTGCCAGGGAGGATCTTTTCGACCCGGGTGAGATCCGATTTGTCCAAGCTGAAGGACCCCCTTTGGCGAATCCTAGCATGGACTTGCCGATCTCAGCGAGCAGGGAGGCTTTCCCTGTCGCAACCCGAGACGCCGCCAAAAATCCGGGAGTGACGCACCGCACCAAAACCGAAAGAGACACCCTCAGCCGGGTGCGAGGCGACCGAATAGGACCTAAACGGCGGCGGATTCGAGCTTCCGCGCGTTGAGCGCAAACATCACCCAGGACCAACCGTGGAAGATCAGGTCGATGCCGACGTAGAGGCCGATGAACCAAAGGCCCGTCGCGGGCCAGCCCTGCCAAAGCAGGATCCCCAAGGCCAGCGTGATCAGGCCGCCGAAGCAGGCCCAGCCCCAGTTGGGAAACTTCATCCCGACCGAAGCGATGGTGCGGTAGAGCCCGCCGACGATGAAGAAGATCGCCATCACCAAGGTGATGGTGATCGCCCCCGCCTCGGGCCGGGTCAGCAAAAGCCAGCCGACGATCAGGTTGAGGATGCCGATCATGAGGTAGAGAAAAAAGACGCCCCAGCCCCGCGACCAGAAGGCCCCGAAGACCTGGAGGATGCCGCTGGCGAGCAGCAGGTATCCGAAGAACATGACCGAGGCGATGGTGAAGAGGAAATTGGATCCCAGCGCGAGGGTGCCCAGGATCACCATGAGGATGCCGAGGGCCAGAAACCAGCCCCACTTGCTGCGGATGCCCGCGAAGTCCGCGAGCCGCGAATAAGACGCCATGCCTTCCTCCCTTCGGGCCGGAGGCGTTCCGGCCGCTAGGGGGACAGTTTAGGAATATTTTTTGAAAGGGCAATGAATATTAGAATGGAATAGAAAAATTACGCCGGGGGCACATGGGAAAACGCGATAAATTCCTCGATCAGATCGAAGTCTTTTTGATGAGCGGTGACCAGGGTCGCGTTCGCTCGTTGCGCCGACAAAGCGATCAAAACATCGTTGACCAAACGACTGCGTTTGACGGTCTCAAAACCATGAGCTTTTCCAATGAGCGCAAGCGTCTTGCCGCAAACGACCCAATCCCCTCGATCGGGCGTCAACACTCGATCCATATCTTGAAAGGAACGCACTAACCGATCCAAGGCCCGAATGGAAAAGGCATCCAAGGCGCCTGCATAGAGCTCTTGGGTGACGACGGAACTCAGAAAAATATTGCGAGACGGATCTTCGAGCGCGGACCAAGGAGACTTTCCCTCCCGAAACAGGGAAATATAAACGGAGGTATCGAAGAGCCAATTATTCACGGAAGCGGCTCTGATCCATGTCCTCGATTTTCAAACGGCCCGCCAGCTCGCGATGCAACTTGGAGATCTTTTGATTGGCAAGGACGATATTGAGGGCTTCATCGACGGCCTCGGTGTCCGTCTTGGCGCGAAGGATTTTGCGGACCCGCTTGATCTTGGCCGATTCGAGCACGAATTGCTTGCGTACTTTTGCCATGTGTAAAATTTATATGATTATACACATTACGTCAAGGCGCGAAACCGGAGCCGACAAGACCTGCGGAATAATCGTCTATCGCCCGCCTGCGATCGCGGGGACGATCGACAGCTCGTCGCCGTCCTTCAGCGCGGTGTCCTCGCTGTTCAGGAAGCGGATGTCCTCGTCGTTGACGTAGAAGTTGATGAAGCGGCGCAGCGTGCCCTTCTCGTCGTA contains the following coding sequences:
- a CDS encoding efflux RND transporter periplasmic adaptor subunit, with product MSKHLSGGSWVFNLFLLLIPLALGACGDKASPGAAPSAPTVQVTPVARRNIPQYVEYVGQTEAPVSVEIRARVEGFIQEVAFVEGSNVKEGDLLFVIDPKPYEEKLARAKGKLAETQAGYLRAKSDVERFRPLAKMQAIPQRDFDDAVALEKAAQAQVDAAQADVRSAELDLGYTKISAPVSGRIGSTSARVGSLVGKGEPTLLATISNTDRMWVSFGISEVEYLNFQKRRQERPQEAQDFKIELLLADGSVHPHPGMVNFADRSIDPKTGTLRVRVEFPNPEGVLRPGQFGRVRVLLGEQTDALVVPISAVQEVQGTYSVFVVGADQKASFRPVKPGLKFDDLWIIEEGLQVGERVVVEGLQKVKDGMTVVAQELPLISK
- a CDS encoding serine/threonine protein kinase; the protein is MDKSDLTRVEKILPGTAEEGSAEEAQILRQRLRLFFAIGLIASLIAAVADALGYKRFEDIEWAGLIAYYSYILWAFPAISLLGIALLSLRRWSVHGLHWIDFSFVTGYIFLITFSSSVYSPTAPRVFAYSILLFAHAAIIPSRVWVQTLLGATISLGYPLGLWLVHDHYPEVRALWTARGGEEAFRSFVVTRFLDVFLLSAISVLVTKTLYHFRTKLSRAQALGNYILKGELGSGGMGKVYRAKHAFLARPTAVKVLAPRHEDPKTALARFQQEVKLCCQLTHPNTITIFDFGEGANHTFFYAMELLQGMDLQRMVEKFGPLPLNRTLFLLQQICGSLAEAHAMGIVHRDIKPSNIFLARRGGLYDFVKVLDFGLAQELRKPAREASRNGAVFSGTPRYTAPECLRCNAKIDARADIYMLGSLSYWLLTGHSPFEEDSEEALMKDHLVKTAAPPSEILGAALPKEMDELILRCLEKDPEHRFQDIGDLLRALRKVPLGAPWSFEAAEAWWRENLPEYCTAEKIPT
- a CDS encoding HdeD family acid-resistance protein, translating into MASYSRLADFAGIRSKWGWFLALGILMVILGTLALGSNFLFTIASVMFFGYLLLASGILQVFGAFWSRGWGVFFLYLMIGILNLIVGWLLLTRPEAGAITITLVMAIFFIVGGLYRTIASVGMKFPNWGWACFGGLITLALGILLWQGWPATGLWFIGLYVGIDLIFHGWSWVMFALNARKLESAAV
- a CDS encoding type II toxin-antitoxin system VapC family toxin is translated as MRAASVNNWLFDTSVYISLFREGKSPWSALEDPSRNIFLSSVVTQELYAGALDAFSIRALDRLVRSFQDMDRVLTPDRGDWVVCGKTLALIGKAHGFETVKRSRLVNDVLIALSAQRANATLVTAHQKDFDLIEEFIAFSHVPPA
- a CDS encoding MoaD/ThiS family protein gives rise to the protein MAIKVRIPTPLQKLTGNQSEVEVAGATVKAVLAALEEKHPGLRERLYDEKGTLRRFINFYVNDEDIRFLNSEDTALKDGDELSIVPAIAGGR